In Lewinellaceae bacterium, a single window of DNA contains:
- a CDS encoding IS91 family transposase produces the protein MSTRAKQPRWEVADVIRRFGEAFRAQGRVCKHHLRTLSALERCRTAALGGHIDACTECGAVRISYNSCRNRHCPKCGGLQRELWIQARSEELLPVKYYHVVFTIPEQFNEWCLYNPAFCYDTLFKAAWQTLRTFAADDKWLGAQAGATMVLHTWGQNLSLHPHIHCIVPGGGLAPQGQWQNPKRAGSRGFLFPVKAMSKVFRAIYLRHFTDAYKQGSLHIPPRQKKPFAQWRRERFAQHWVVYAKAPFHGPQAVVEYLGRYTHKVAISNHRITNIDKQRVSFRYKDYRQDGKRKTMSLEGAEFLRRFCLHILPPGFRRMRHYGILSNFHKARALHAARIALKVEPAQPTQKPEAAEQREKVLEQWLGRNPHDCTHCGAKGTIQRVAIIPAACRDPPPAAMQSAKFL, from the coding sequence ATGAGCACAAGGGCTAAACAACCCCGTTGGGAAGTAGCTGATGTTATCCGGCGCTTCGGCGAGGCCTTCCGCGCCCAGGGAAGGGTGTGCAAACACCACTTGCGCACCCTCTCCGCCCTGGAGCGCTGCCGCACCGCTGCTCTCGGCGGGCACATTGACGCCTGTACCGAGTGTGGCGCGGTGCGCATCAGCTACAACTCTTGTCGCAACCGCCACTGCCCAAAGTGCGGTGGCCTGCAGCGCGAACTATGGATACAGGCCCGCTCTGAAGAACTCCTCCCGGTGAAGTATTATCATGTCGTTTTTACCATCCCAGAGCAGTTCAACGAGTGGTGCTTGTACAACCCTGCTTTTTGCTATGACACGCTTTTCAAAGCTGCCTGGCAAACCTTGCGCACTTTTGCCGCTGATGACAAATGGCTCGGCGCTCAGGCAGGCGCCACGATGGTGCTCCACACTTGGGGGCAAAACCTGAGCTTACACCCACACATACACTGTATTGTACCTGGTGGAGGGCTCGCGCCACAGGGGCAATGGCAAAACCCTAAACGGGCGGGCAGCAGAGGCTTCCTCTTCCCGGTTAAGGCCATGAGCAAAGTTTTCCGCGCCATATACCTGCGGCATTTTACGGATGCTTACAAACAAGGTAGCCTGCACATCCCGCCCAGGCAAAAGAAGCCTTTTGCTCAATGGCGCCGCGAACGCTTTGCCCAGCATTGGGTTGTCTATGCCAAAGCGCCTTTTCATGGGCCCCAAGCTGTGGTGGAATACCTGGGACGGTACACACACAAAGTGGCCATCTCCAACCACCGCATCACTAACATCGACAAGCAACGAGTTTCCTTCCGCTACAAGGACTACCGCCAGGATGGCAAGCGCAAAACCATGAGCTTGGAAGGAGCAGAGTTCCTCCGCCGGTTTTGCTTGCACATACTTCCGCCAGGATTCAGGCGGATGCGGCACTACGGCATCCTGAGCAACTTCCACAAAGCTCGGGCTTTGCACGCCGCTAGAATAGCCCTGAAAGTGGAACCTGCCCAGCCTACACAAAAGCCGGAAGCTGCTGAGCAGAGGGAAAAAGTACTGGAGCAGTGGCTGGGGCGCAACCCCCATGATTGCACGCATTGCGGCGCTAAGGGTACTATTCAGCGGGTTGCCATCATCCCGGCTGCCTGCCGCGATCCGCCGCCTGCTGCCATGCAGTCAGCGAAGTTTCTATAG
- a CDS encoding IS1634 family transposase: MASLVQKTVKGYKYWYIVESRRVNGKPRPLVIEYLGTADKLLERLRQCPENASLKSYAYGDVAGLLSIAQRLNVAATINKYIDWRRKNSPKQPIRNNLTAGATYLLGAVGRSCMMTSKRGWHEWARTTALEYLLRADFSKVDSQHFWDLMDALPEENIPKIEREIMDAAFKEFDIKTDALFYDATNFFTFISTANTRNTLAQRGKNKQKRHDLRQVGMALVVSKEDQIPLFHHTYQGNLNDVTIFESVIKDISKRIKNIGLDISRHTFVLDRGNNSKANFGIIQSLELFYVGALSPANHKELVLEAMEALSGKTTEEGQPNFYRAKAQVWGAERTVVAFISEKLKEGQARGIHSMLAKKEKQLAKLQNKLKEPNAKKRNRKQLVAQIGNILKTKQAKGLIEWELKWKRKGRYELSFQIKSQETEKLEAAFGLRILMTNRHSWSTDEIIEAYYGQSNVEKAFKELKNPYHLTVKPQYHWTDQKIKVHNFICVLGYLLASLLCKEARDKANYKGSINTLLNKLKNVRLGTVLTNNNKGGKIKVEHKIEEMSSEEQVLFNALGLQKNLHAGVKIKGVSIYN; the protein is encoded by the coding sequence ATGGCAAGCTTGGTACAAAAGACGGTCAAAGGCTATAAATACTGGTACATAGTAGAAAGCCGCCGCGTTAACGGCAAGCCCCGGCCTCTGGTAATCGAATACCTCGGCACGGCCGACAAGTTGTTAGAACGCTTAAGGCAATGCCCCGAAAACGCAAGCCTAAAATCTTATGCTTATGGGGACGTTGCCGGCCTGCTGTCCATAGCCCAGCGCTTAAACGTTGCCGCGACGATCAACAAATATATTGATTGGCGCCGAAAAAATTCCCCTAAACAGCCCATCAGGAATAATTTAACAGCAGGCGCCACTTATTTATTGGGCGCCGTCGGGCGTTCCTGCATGATGACGAGCAAAAGGGGATGGCATGAGTGGGCCAGGACAACCGCCTTAGAATATTTGCTGCGAGCGGATTTCAGTAAAGTCGACAGCCAGCATTTCTGGGACCTAATGGATGCCTTGCCCGAAGAAAATATCCCAAAAATCGAACGGGAAATAATGGACGCAGCCTTTAAGGAATTTGACATAAAGACGGATGCTCTGTTTTATGACGCTACTAATTTCTTTACGTTTATCTCCACGGCCAACACCCGCAACACGCTGGCGCAACGAGGCAAGAACAAACAAAAACGCCACGACTTGCGGCAAGTAGGCATGGCCCTGGTGGTGAGCAAAGAGGATCAAATCCCTTTATTCCACCACACTTACCAAGGCAATTTGAATGACGTAACCATATTCGAAAGCGTAATAAAAGACATAAGCAAGCGCATAAAAAACATAGGCCTTGATATTAGCCGGCATACTTTTGTCTTGGACAGGGGCAACAACTCAAAAGCTAATTTTGGGATAATACAAAGCCTGGAGTTGTTTTACGTTGGCGCGCTCAGCCCGGCAAACCATAAGGAATTAGTATTGGAAGCGATGGAAGCCCTCAGCGGCAAAACCACAGAAGAGGGCCAGCCCAATTTTTACCGGGCTAAAGCCCAGGTTTGGGGCGCAGAAAGGACGGTAGTTGCCTTCATCTCAGAGAAACTTAAAGAAGGCCAGGCCAGGGGCATCCATTCGATGCTCGCTAAAAAAGAAAAGCAGTTGGCCAAGCTCCAAAACAAGCTCAAGGAGCCAAATGCCAAAAAACGAAACCGCAAACAATTGGTTGCCCAAATTGGCAACATCCTAAAAACAAAACAAGCCAAAGGATTAATAGAATGGGAGCTAAAATGGAAAAGAAAAGGCCGCTATGAATTAAGCTTTCAAATAAAGAGCCAGGAAACCGAAAAGCTGGAAGCGGCATTCGGCCTGAGGATATTAATGACAAACCGGCATAGCTGGAGCACCGATGAAATAATTGAGGCTTATTACGGGCAATCCAACGTCGAAAAGGCTTTTAAGGAATTGAAAAACCCTTATCATTTAACCGTGAAACCCCAATACCATTGGACGGACCAAAAAATCAAAGTACATAATTTTATTTGCGTCTTAGGCTATTTGCTGGCCTCGCTGCTCTGCAAGGAAGCGCGCGACAAAGCAAATTATAAAGGCAGCATCAATACCTTGTTAAACAAGCTGAAAAATGTCCGCCTTGGAACTGTCTTAACCAATAATAATAAAGGCGGAAAAATAAAAGTTGAACATAAAATCGAAGAAATGTCAAGCGAGGAGCAAGTATTGTTTAACGCTCTTGGCTTGCAAAAAAACCTCCATGCAGGAGTAAAAATCAAGGGTGTTAGTATATACAACTGA
- a CDS encoding tyrosine-type recombinase/integrase — MANHLTVAGLAKSTALNYVRSLRDVQERAGKPADELTRDELLAYLAARRKHLSASTLNTVVCALKYYYREVARRLELVVDIPNPRKPKQLGDLLNADELRLFLGAARSMRHRLVLELLFGLGLRAGEVGRLRISDFNREQGTVTIRTSKGGITRVLPYGGRLRDTLNQYYRQERPKDFLIPGRERSSSQGISLRGVQYITSTTLQRSRLHKKVCPHTLRHCFAVHYLNNGGNLVRLQQLLA, encoded by the coding sequence ATGGCCAACCACCTTACCGTAGCAGGGCTTGCCAAGAGCACTGCGCTAAACTACGTGCGCTCCCTACGCGATGTGCAGGAGCGCGCCGGCAAGCCGGCCGATGAACTTACCCGCGACGAACTGCTGGCCTACCTGGCTGCCCGGCGCAAGCACCTCAGCGCCTCCACTCTCAACACGGTTGTATGTGCCTTGAAGTACTACTACCGCGAGGTAGCCCGGCGGCTCGAACTGGTAGTGGACATCCCCAACCCTCGCAAGCCTAAGCAACTCGGCGACTTGCTCAATGCCGATGAACTGCGCCTCTTTCTTGGCGCAGCGCGCAGTATGAGGCATCGCCTGGTACTCGAACTGCTCTTCGGCCTGGGCCTGCGAGCTGGTGAAGTGGGCCGCCTGCGCATCAGCGATTTCAACCGGGAGCAAGGCACGGTAACCATCCGTACGTCCAAAGGCGGCATCACCAGAGTGCTGCCCTATGGTGGGCGCCTTAGAGATACCCTCAACCAGTACTACCGCCAGGAACGCCCCAAGGATTTCCTCATTCCGGGGCGGGAGCGTAGCAGTTCTCAGGGTATTTCCTTACGCGGCGTACAATACATCACCAGTACTACCCTGCAACGTTCCAGGCTCCACAAAAAAGTATGCCCACACACCCTTCGGCATTGCTTCGCCGTTCATTACCTCAACAACGGAGGCAACCTGGTGCGCCTTCAGCAACTGCTAGCGTGA
- a CDS encoding tyrosine-type recombinase/integrase has translation MNTHTDYLQKLQDWMELRNYSEATVSAYNCALRQFLEWREAEGFSAPFGQEEARRYLLSRYRSGKKWQTVNGDYSAMRKFYEHVLGQEWDVDHLPRPRKERSLPGILSTQEVERLISCGRTFKHQVFMVLLYGTGLRLSEALNLRIVDIDGQRQQLRIVKGKGAKGRYVSFPECLLEVLRNYYRACRPKEYLFNGKYRGSRWANRSAQHSLEQARQAAGIERNVSPHTLRHCYATHHLENGTNLVYLKEQLGHKHLKTTARYIHLCQSYHKRVAHPVE, from the coding sequence ATGAACACACACACAGATTACCTCCAGAAGTTACAAGATTGGATGGAGCTGCGCAACTACAGCGAGGCCACCGTTTCTGCTTACAACTGTGCTCTCAGGCAGTTTTTGGAATGGCGGGAAGCGGAGGGCTTTTCGGCCCCATTCGGCCAGGAAGAAGCGCGCCGTTATTTGCTGAGCCGCTACCGCAGCGGCAAGAAGTGGCAGACGGTGAACGGAGATTATTCAGCCATGCGCAAGTTTTACGAGCATGTGCTGGGTCAAGAGTGGGATGTGGATCATTTGCCGCGGCCGCGCAAGGAGCGGAGCCTGCCGGGCATCCTGTCCACCCAGGAAGTAGAGCGGTTGATCAGCTGTGGGCGGACCTTTAAGCACCAGGTATTCATGGTGTTGCTGTATGGGACAGGCCTCCGCCTGAGCGAAGCGTTGAACCTTCGCATAGTGGACATCGACGGCCAACGCCAGCAACTACGGATAGTAAAAGGGAAGGGCGCTAAAGGGCGCTATGTGTCCTTTCCGGAGTGCCTGTTGGAAGTATTGCGCAATTACTACCGGGCATGCCGGCCAAAAGAGTATTTGTTCAACGGCAAGTACCGGGGCAGCCGCTGGGCGAACCGCTCGGCACAGCACTCTCTGGAGCAGGCGCGGCAGGCTGCAGGCATAGAGCGCAATGTCTCGCCGCATACTTTGCGCCATTGTTACGCCACGCACCACCTGGAGAATGGCACTAATTTGGTATATTTGAAGGAGCAGTTAGGCCATAAGCATTTAAAAACGACAGCCCGTTATATTCATTTATGCCAATCGTACCACAAGCGAGTAGCCCACCCTGTGGAATAA
- a CDS encoding transposase zinc-binding domain-containing protein produces the protein MPIVPQASSPPCGIISFAIPQGPPSCQHGNHLPAGGTIGELFRDYGEEYIQVYSANRRTIELIRSIRVCRTSALGGKRITCRGCGQVRYQYMSCGNSQCPQCQPCGITALKPPCTNSTGPGHQAPTVAG, from the coding sequence ATGCCAATCGTACCACAAGCGAGTAGCCCACCCTGTGGAATAATAAGCTTTGCTATTCCACAGGGCCCACCCAGTTGCCAGCATGGAAATCACCTTCCGGCAGGAGGCACGATAGGGGAGCTGTTCCGGGATTATGGGGAGGAGTATATCCAGGTATATAGCGCCAACCGCCGCACGATAGAGCTGATCCGCTCCATACGGGTGTGCCGTACGTCTGCCCTTGGGGGCAAGCGCATCACCTGCCGGGGCTGTGGGCAGGTTCGTTACCAGTACATGTCATGCGGCAACAGCCAATGCCCGCAGTGCCAGCCCTGTGGAATAACTGCCCTGAAGCCGCCCTGCACAAATTCCACAGGGCCAGGGCATCAAGCGCCTACAGTGGCAGGATAG
- a CDS encoding transposase translates to MLQVPYCHITFTLPHDLNGLARRNPWQVYNLMFHSAWQTVRRLCKKAKDVGGLPGMSAVLHTWGSDLKYHVHLHCLVTFGGYNEQDGRWHWPKRKRKIAPYRKLSGKYRGIFLKRLKKLMESGQVDYHQSYEELESSLPKKRWVVNHQWPTAETKVIEEYLGRYICRIGISDKRLSYDKNGQNVCIEYNNYREQKAGQPAPKACRHMEPLAAMHQILQHQLPPYFQRSRHYGLHAAPTYKRLKGRLPSIVKQEGATVRTVVQILRALLQEEPYCCEACSGTDFQEEHLAPDPAYTRYHVLGRAQRSPPMRAQRAPAGTSASPQTC, encoded by the coding sequence ATGCTGCAAGTGCCTTATTGCCACATCACCTTTACGCTGCCTCACGATTTAAACGGCCTAGCGCGGCGCAACCCCTGGCAGGTGTATAATTTGATGTTCCATTCGGCCTGGCAAACGGTACGGCGGCTGTGCAAAAAGGCAAAGGACGTAGGAGGCTTGCCCGGCATGAGCGCCGTACTTCACACGTGGGGCTCGGACTTGAAATACCACGTCCACCTGCACTGCCTGGTAACCTTCGGAGGCTACAATGAGCAGGATGGCAGGTGGCACTGGCCGAAGCGCAAGCGAAAGATAGCGCCCTACCGCAAGCTGAGCGGGAAGTACCGCGGCATATTTCTGAAGCGGTTAAAAAAGCTGATGGAATCGGGGCAAGTGGATTACCACCAAAGCTATGAGGAACTGGAAAGCAGCCTGCCGAAGAAACGCTGGGTGGTGAACCACCAGTGGCCCACGGCAGAGACGAAGGTGATAGAGGAATATCTCGGCCGCTACATTTGCCGCATTGGCATATCGGACAAGCGCTTGTCTTATGACAAAAACGGGCAAAATGTGTGCATCGAGTACAACAATTACCGGGAGCAAAAGGCGGGGCAGCCCGCGCCCAAAGCTTGCCGGCACATGGAACCTCTGGCTGCGATGCACCAGATATTGCAGCATCAGTTGCCCCCTTATTTTCAGCGCTCACGCCACTACGGTTTGCATGCGGCGCCAACCTATAAACGCCTGAAGGGCCGTTTGCCCAGCATCGTGAAGCAGGAAGGGGCAACGGTACGTACCGTCGTCCAGATCCTTCGGGCTTTGCTGCAGGAAGAGCCCTATTGTTGCGAAGCATGCTCTGGCACAGATTTCCAGGAGGAGCACCTCGCACCAGATCCGGCTTACACCCGCTATCACGTGCTGGGCAGAGCACAACGTAGTCCGCCAATGAGGGCACAGCGCGCTCCGGCCGGCACTTCAGCTTCCCCCCAAACATGCTGA